A stretch of the Triticum dicoccoides isolate Atlit2015 ecotype Zavitan unplaced genomic scaffold, WEW_v2.0 scaffold89893, whole genome shotgun sequence genome encodes the following:
- the LOC119348362 gene encoding uncharacterized protein LOC119348362, producing MGAAAAGENSRLTAVRKKGDGKFATAIKLPVTKTLLWLRTYQSPEVSAYVYDLAARELKGAKAKLNFPYPLPAILVKEVISAPRHCSHGHDALLFQVVMLPPDPTTSPPPPPKLVVYFRFPFEAPDGDIPPVPAYPFLHMPHPARACLGMQPAHMHAPAPQPQQLIRRMQILAQVESCLSSSSEPLGALSSHLVFEKPKLFVIPVTPGAPTAGTDDNFTKL from the exons ATGGGAGCCGCAGCGGCGGGTGAGAATAGCAGGTTAACTGCGGTCAGAAAGAAGGGGGATGGCAAGTTCGCCACAGCTATCAAGCTCCCGGTGACGAAGACGCTGTTGTGGCTGCGGACGTACCAGTCCCCCGAGGTCTCCGCGTACGTGTACGACCTCGCGGCTAG GGAGCTGAAAGGCGCAAAGGCAAAGCTCAACTTCCCCTACCCTCTGCCGGCCATACTGGTTAAGGAGGTTATATCTGCACCGAGGCACTGCAGCCACGGTCACGATGCACTGCTCTTTCAGGTCGTTATGTTGCCACCAGACCCCACAACATCGCCTCCACCACCGCCCAAGCTGGTAGTATACTTTCGCTTCCCCTTCGAAGCGCCCGACGGCGACATCCCACCGGTGCCAGCATATCCTTTCCTGCACATGCCGCACCCGGCACGAGCATGTCTCGGCATGCAGCCGGCGCACATGCACGCACCTGCTCCACAGCCACAACAGCTGATCCGACGGATGCAGATCCTGGCGCAGGTGGAAAGCTGCTTAAGCTCCTCAAGTGAACCCCTAGGGGCTCTGTCTAGCCACCTGGTGTTCGAGAAACCCAAGTTGTTCGTCATTCCCGTCACTCCTGGTGCTCCAACAGCAGGGACCGATGATAATTTCACCAAGCTGTAG